A part of Campylobacter ureolyticus ACS-301-V-Sch3b genomic DNA contains:
- a CDS encoding aldehyde dehydrogenase family protein produces the protein MVNLQEKYNLFIGGEFVKSSANETLEVFNPANGKKLADITDATKEDVDLAVKAARKAFEKFRRSTVNERSEILNKIADIIDENKEFLAKVESMDNGKPIRETLNVDIPYAADHFRYFAGVILAQEGSANVLNEQILSMVLREPIGVVGQIVPWNFPFLMAAWKLAPVIAAGDTTVFKPSSETSLSVLELMRLIKDVLPKGIVNVITGKGSKSGEWLKNHPDLDKLAFTGSTEVGRDIGIAAAKRIIPSTLELGGKSANIIYADADIEKALDGVQMGILFNQGQVCCAGSRIFVEESIYDEFIEKAVEKFKNIKMGDPLDPNTQMGAQINKKQADKILSYMDIALSEGAKIAVGGKRSAAGDAFVEPTLIVNARNDMRVAQEEIFGPVGVVIKFKNEDELIKMVNDSEYGLGGGVFTKDITKALRTARNMETGRVWINCYNQIPAGAPFGGYKNSGIGRETHKMILEHYTQAKNIMVDLTGKTSGLY, from the coding sequence ATGGTAAATTTACAAGAAAAATATAATTTATTTATTGGTGGTGAGTTTGTAAAATCAAGTGCCAATGAAACACTTGAGGTTTTCAATCCAGCAAATGGTAAAAAACTTGCAGACATTACCGATGCTACAAAAGAAGATGTTGATTTGGCTGTAAAAGCAGCGAGAAAAGCTTTTGAAAAGTTTAGACGATCGACTGTTAATGAACGCTCAGAAATATTAAACAAAATCGCAGACATTATAGATGAAAATAAAGAATTTTTAGCAAAAGTTGAATCTATGGATAACGGAAAGCCAATTAGAGAAACTTTAAATGTTGATATTCCTTATGCTGCTGATCATTTTAGATATTTTGCTGGTGTTATTTTAGCACAAGAAGGTAGTGCAAATGTTCTAAACGAACAAATTTTAAGTATGGTTTTAAGAGAGCCAATTGGTGTTGTAGGACAAATTGTTCCTTGGAATTTTCCATTTTTAATGGCAGCATGGAAATTAGCACCAGTTATCGCAGCCGGTGATACAACTGTTTTTAAACCGTCAAGCGAAACAAGCTTAAGTGTTTTAGAGCTTATGAGACTTATTAAAGATGTTTTACCAAAAGGTATTGTAAATGTGATTACTGGAAAAGGTAGTAAATCAGGTGAGTGGTTAAAAAATCATCCAGATCTTGATAAATTGGCTTTTACAGGTTCAACTGAAGTTGGTAGAGATATCGGAATAGCTGCTGCAAAAAGGATAATCCCTTCAACTCTTGAATTAGGTGGAAAAAGTGCAAACATAATATATGCTGATGCAGATATTGAAAAAGCTCTTGATGGCGTTCAAATGGGCATTTTGTTTAATCAAGGTCAAGTTTGTTGTGCTGGAAGTAGAATTTTTGTTGAAGAAAGTATTTATGATGAGTTTATTGAAAAAGCAGTAGAGAAATTTAAAAATATAAAAATGGGTGACCCGCTTGATCCAAATACTCAAATGGGTGCACAAATTAATAAAAAACAAGCCGATAAAATTTTAAGTTATATGGATATTGCTTTAAGTGAAGGTGCAAAAATTGCAGTTGGTGGTAAAAGATCAGCTGCTGGAGATGCTTTTGTAGAGCCAACTTTGATAGTAAATGCTAGAAATGATATGAGAGTTGCACAAGAAGAAATTTTTGGACCAGTAGGCGTTGTTATTAAGTTTAAAAACGAAGATGAACTTATAAAAATGGTAAATGACAGTGAGTATGGTTTAGGCGGCGGCGTCTTTACAAAAGATATTACAAAAGCGTTAAGAACAGCAAGAAATATGGAAACTGGAAGAGTTTGGATAAATTGTTATAATCAAATTCCAGCAGGTGCACCATTTGGTGGATATAAAAACTCAGGAATTGGTAGAGAAACACATAAAATGATTCTTGAGCATTACACTCAAGCAAAAAATATAATGGTAGATTTAACAGGAAAAACATCTGGTCTGTATTAA
- the hemN gene encoding oxygen-independent coproporphyrinogen III oxidase, producing the protein MLKTLNKIDFDAYAKYSKPGPRYTSYPTALEFSEKFTYDEYLNELKKQDRNRPLSLYFHLPFCRSACYFCGCNVIYTSKKDKMTRYLDYVEKELLLLSKVVDTSRVVAQMHFGGGTPTFYDAQSLDRLIISIKKYFKNFSDDAEISCEIDPRFLTEEQSDVLIKHGFNRISFGVQDFNEKVQKEIHRIQSFELTKNAIDMVRKKGITSVNIDLIYGLPYQNLETFKETLRLSLELNPDRYAIFNYAHVPWIKKSMRKFDETTLPHPSVKLEILKFTHDYLTSNGYKMIGMDHYAKPEDELFKALEDGSLHRNFQGYTTKGGADLIGIGLTSIGEGVRHYGQNSKDLKEYEEAIDNGKLPYCKGVLLNEEDILRKEVIMSLMSNFYLDIKKIETKFSINFKEHFKESLEELKELSEFVEVSDEAIKVNPTGTLLIRNIAMCFDEYMKNIANKRFSKTV; encoded by the coding sequence ATGTTGAAAACTTTAAATAAAATTGATTTTGATGCGTATGCAAAATATTCAAAACCAGGACCAAGATACACAAGCTATCCAACTGCTTTGGAATTTAGTGAAAAATTTACCTATGATGAGTATTTAAACGAGTTAAAAAAGCAAGATAGAAATAGACCACTTTCTTTGTATTTTCATCTTCCATTTTGTCGTTCTGCCTGTTATTTTTGTGGATGCAATGTAATTTATACAAGTAAAAAAGACAAAATGACAAGATATCTTGATTATGTTGAAAAAGAGCTTTTACTTTTAAGTAAAGTTGTAGATACTTCAAGAGTTGTAGCTCAAATGCACTTTGGTGGTGGAACACCTACATTTTATGATGCACAAAGCCTTGATAGATTAATAATATCTATAAAAAAATATTTTAAAAATTTTAGCGATGATGCAGAGATTAGCTGCGAGATTGATCCTAGATTTTTAACAGAAGAACAAAGTGATGTTTTGATAAAACATGGCTTTAATAGGATAAGTTTTGGAGTTCAAGATTTTAATGAAAAAGTTCAAAAAGAAATTCACAGAATCCAGTCTTTTGAACTAACTAAAAATGCCATTGATATGGTTAGAAAAAAAGGAATAACTTCGGTTAATATTGATCTAATTTATGGACTTCCTTATCAAAATTTAGAAACCTTTAAAGAAACTCTAAGATTATCACTTGAGTTAAATCCTGATAGATATGCAATTTTTAATTATGCACATGTTCCATGGATTAAAAAATCTATGAGAAAATTTGATGAAACAACTCTTCCTCATCCTAGTGTTAAGCTTGAAATTTTAAAATTTACACACGATTATTTAACATCAAATGGCTATAAAATGATTGGCATGGATCACTACGCAAAGCCAGAAGATGAGCTTTTTAAAGCCTTAGAAGATGGTAGTTTGCATAGAAATTTTCAAGGATATACAACCAAAGGCGGTGCGGATTTAATAGGCATAGGACTTACAAGCATTGGCGAGGGCGTTAGGCACTATGGACAAAACTCTAAAGATTTAAAAGAGTATGAAGAAGCAATTGATAATGGAAAACTACCATATTGTAAAGGAGTTTTACTAAATGAAGAAGATATTTTAAGGAAAGAAGTTATAATGAGTTTAATGAGTAATTTCTACCTTGATATCAAAAAAATTGAAACTAAATTTAGTATAAATTTTAAAGAGCACTTTAAAGAAAGTTTAGAAGAGTTAAAAGAATTAAGCGAATTTGTTGAGGTTAGCGATGAGGCTATAAAAGTAAATCCAACAGGCACTTTACTTATAAGAAATATCGCAATGTGCTTTGATGAATATATGAAAAATATAGCAAATAAGAGGTTTTCAAAAACAGTATGA
- the tuf gene encoding elongation factor Tu, whose protein sequence is MAKEKFTRNKPHVNIGTIGHVDHGKTTLTAAISAVLSRKGLAELKDYDNIDNAPEEKDRGITIATSHIEYETTNRHYAHVDCPGHADYVKNMITGAAQMDGAILVVNAADGPMPQTREHILLSRQVGVPYIVVFLNKADMVDDAELIELVEMEVRELLNEYGFPGDDTPIIVGSALKALEEAKAGVDGEWSAKIMELMDAVDSYIPTPQRDTDKPFLMPIEDVFSISGRGTVVTGRVEKGVVKVGDTIEIVGIKPTQTTTVTGVEMFRKEMDQGEAGDNVGILLRGTGKDDVERGMVLCKPGSITPHSKFEAEVYILTKEEGGRHTPFFNNYRPQFYVRTTDVTGSITLGEGKEMVMPGDNVKITVELIHPVALEQGTRFAIREGGRTVGSGVVAKIIE, encoded by the coding sequence ATGGCTAAAGAAAAATTTACGCGTAACAAGCCACACGTTAATATTGGTACTATTGGTCACGTTGACCATGGTAAAACTACCTTAACTGCTGCTATTTCTGCAGTTCTTTCAAGAAAAGGTCTAGCTGAGCTAAAAGACTATGATAACATAGACAATGCTCCTGAAGAAAAAGATCGTGGTATTACAATTGCAACTTCACACATAGAGTATGAAACTACAAATAGACACTATGCTCACGTTGACTGTCCTGGACACGCTGACTATGTTAAAAACATGATTACTGGTGCTGCACAAATGGATGGTGCTATATTAGTTGTTAACGCAGCTGATGGTCCTATGCCACAAACTAGAGAGCATATCTTACTTTCAAGACAAGTTGGTGTTCCTTACATAGTAGTTTTCTTAAATAAAGCTGATATGGTTGATGATGCTGAGCTTATCGAACTAGTTGAGATGGAAGTTAGAGAGCTATTAAACGAGTATGGTTTCCCTGGTGATGATACACCTATCATTGTAGGTTCAGCTTTAAAAGCTCTAGAAGAAGCAAAAGCTGGTGTTGATGGTGAGTGGTCAGCTAAAATAATGGAGCTTATGGATGCAGTTGATAGCTATATCCCAACTCCACAAAGAGATACTGATAAACCATTCTTAATGCCTATTGAAGATGTATTTTCAATTTCAGGTCGTGGAACAGTTGTTACAGGTAGAGTTGAAAAAGGTGTTGTAAAAGTAGGTGATACTATTGAAATAGTAGGTATTAAACCAACTCAAACAACTACTGTAACAGGCGTTGAAATGTTTAGAAAAGAGATGGATCAAGGTGAAGCTGGCGATAATGTTGGTATATTACTTAGAGGAACAGGTAAAGATGATGTTGAAAGAGGTATGGTTTTATGTAAACCAGGCTCAATTACTCCTCATAGTAAATTTGAAGCTGAGGTTTATATCTTAACTAAAGAAGAGGGTGGAAGACATACACCATTCTTTAATAACTATAGACCACAATTCTATGTTAGAACAACAGACGTTACAGGTTCAATTACTCTTGGTGAAGGCAAAGAAATGGTTATGCCAGGTGATAACGTTAAAATAACAGTTGAACTTATTCACCCAGTTGCACTAGAGCAAGGAACAAGATTTGCTATCCGTGAGGGTGGTAGAACTGTTGGTTCTGGTGTTGTTGCAAAAATTATAGAGTAA
- a CDS encoding (Fe-S)-binding protein has translation MIKEISNECIKCGKCIQVCTIYNINRDETTSPRGFLDLLGAYKDGNLALDKNLKTIFESCFLCTNCVDACPKSIKTDAAIENVRVDIAKKYGIAWYKKMAFWFLSHRKVLDICARMGYVFQSCGFKIKKENFSNSMKPRFKMPLVKKERLLPTASKKSFLNSHEEFIDNGGEKTIGLFIGCMGNYAYTNIGESILKICQSLKINLDLMKKQVCCGAAMYFTGDNKTTKKLAKKNIVYFEEMLKKVDAIIIPEATCSGMIKVDYAHLFYDEPSWQERAIKLQDKIFLASEYFYKHTNLKEILAKKEKLNLKITYHDPCHAKKMQGVFKEPRELLSNNFTLLEMENPDMCCGFGGVTMQTNNYHLSKTAGLKKAPMIQKTKADFVSAECSACRMQLNNSLNLISSDIRCVNPVELIAKALTF, from the coding sequence ATGATAAAAGAAATTTCAAATGAATGTATAAAGTGTGGTAAATGTATACAAGTTTGTACGATTTATAATATAAACCGCGATGAAACAACATCTCCAAGAGGATTTTTGGATCTTTTAGGAGCTTATAAGGATGGGAATTTAGCTCTTGATAAAAATTTAAAAACTATATTTGAGAGTTGTTTTTTGTGCACAAATTGTGTTGATGCATGTCCAAAAAGCATAAAAACAGATGCTGCGATTGAAAACGTGAGAGTTGATATCGCTAAAAAGTATGGTATTGCGTGGTATAAAAAGATGGCTTTTTGGTTTTTAAGTCATAGAAAAGTTTTAGATATTTGTGCAAGAATGGGATATGTTTTTCAAAGCTGTGGCTTTAAAATAAAAAAAGAAAATTTTTCAAATTCTATGAAGCCACGATTTAAAATGCCTCTTGTAAAAAAAGAAAGATTGCTTCCAACTGCATCTAAAAAAAGCTTTTTAAACTCACATGAAGAGTTTATAGATAATGGCGGAGAAAAAACAATTGGACTTTTTATCGGCTGTATGGGAAATTATGCTTATACAAATATTGGAGAAAGTATTTTAAAAATTTGCCAAAGTCTAAAAATAAATTTAGATTTAATGAAAAAGCAAGTTTGTTGTGGTGCGGCCATGTATTTTACTGGAGATAATAAAACTACAAAAAAACTTGCTAAGAAAAACATAGTTTATTTTGAAGAAATGCTTAAAAAAGTTGATGCCATTATAATACCTGAAGCCACCTGTTCTGGTATGATAAAGGTTGATTACGCTCATTTGTTTTATGATGAGCCAAGCTGGCAAGAAAGAGCTATAAAATTGCAAGATAAGATATTTTTAGCAAGTGAGTATTTTTACAAACACACAAATTTAAAAGAAATTTTAGCAAAAAAAGAAAAACTAAATTTAAAAATTACCTATCACGATCCATGCCATGCTAAAAAAATGCAAGGTGTTTTCAAAGAACCACGTGAACTTTTATCTAATAATTTTACTCTTTTAGAGATGGAAAATCCTGATATGTGCTGTGGATTTGGTGGGGTTACAATGCAGACAAATAATTATCACTTAAGTAAAACTGCAGGCCTTAAAAAAGCCCCGATGATACAAAAAACAAAGGCAGATTTTGTAAGTGCTGAGTGTAGTGCCTGTAGAATGCAACTAAACAACTCTTTAAATTTAATATCATCAGATATAAGGTGTGTTAATCCAGTTGAATTAATTGCCAAAGCTCTTACTTTTTAA
- the rpmG gene encoding 50S ribosomal protein L33, whose translation MRIKVGLKCSESGDINYTTYKNSKTTTEKLELKKYCPRLKKHTVHKEVKLKS comes from the coding sequence ATGAGAATAAAAGTTGGTTTAAAATGTAGTGAGAGTGGAGATATAAACTACACTACATATAAAAATAGTAAAACTACTACTGAGAAACTGGAGCTTAAAAAGTATTGCCCAAGACTTAAAAAACACACAGTTCATAAAGAGGTTAAACTAAAAAGTTAA